The following are encoded in a window of Nibricoccus aquaticus genomic DNA:
- a CDS encoding DMT family protein, with protein sequence MKTILLLVASNIFMTLAWYGHLKWKFLEGKTVLTVILFSWGLAFFEYCLMVPANRAGYMSGTFTGYQLKIIQEAITLGVFVIFAWLVLKEKLTWNYAVSFGLILLAVYFATAFKPGGGAPGGH encoded by the coding sequence ATGAAAACTATCCTGCTGCTGGTGGCTTCGAACATCTTCATGACGCTCGCGTGGTATGGGCACTTGAAGTGGAAATTTCTCGAAGGGAAAACCGTGCTGACGGTGATCCTGTTTTCGTGGGGGCTGGCGTTTTTCGAGTACTGCCTGATGGTGCCGGCGAATCGGGCGGGGTACATGAGCGGGACGTTCACGGGGTATCAGCTGAAGATCATCCAAGAGGCGATCACGCTGGGGGTTTTCGTGATTTTCGCGTGGCTGGTGCTGAAGGAAAAGCTGACGTGGAACTACGCAGTGAGTTTCGGGCTGATCCTGCTCGCGGTGTATTTCGCGACGGCGTTCAAGCCCGGCGGCGGGGCGCCGGGGGGGCATTGA
- a CDS encoding type 1 glutamine amidotransferase domain-containing protein, producing MSQSQNLQGKKVAILVADGFEQSEFEKPRLALLEAGADVTVVSPVEDQVTAWDGNANDFGDAFDVDLPLDEAKPENFHALLLPGGVKNPDTLRGIPKAVKFVRAFFDAGKPVGAICHGPWLLIEADVVRGRRVTSYHTIQTDLKNAGALWSDEAVVCDQGLVTSRQPDDIPDFNAKLIEEIAEGIHAGQHS from the coding sequence ATGTCTCAGTCTCAAAATCTCCAAGGCAAGAAAGTCGCCATCCTCGTCGCGGACGGCTTCGAACAAAGTGAATTTGAAAAACCCCGTCTCGCTCTCCTTGAAGCGGGTGCCGACGTGACCGTCGTTTCTCCTGTCGAAGACCAAGTCACCGCGTGGGACGGCAACGCGAACGATTTCGGCGATGCATTCGACGTCGATCTCCCGCTTGACGAAGCCAAACCAGAAAACTTCCACGCGCTTCTTTTGCCCGGCGGCGTCAAAAATCCGGATACACTCCGCGGGATTCCCAAAGCCGTGAAATTCGTCCGCGCCTTCTTCGATGCCGGTAAACCTGTCGGCGCGATCTGTCACGGTCCCTGGCTCCTCATCGAAGCCGATGTTGTCCGCGGCCGCCGCGTGACGTCTTACCACACGATCCAGACCGACCTCAAAAATGCTGGTGCCCTCTGGAGCGACGAAGCCGTCGTCTGCGATCAAGGCCTCGTAACAAGCCGTCAGCCCGACGACATTCCTGACTTCAATGCGAAGCTCATCGAGGAAATCGCCGAAGGCATCCACGCCGGCCAGCACTCCTGA
- a CDS encoding NAD-dependent epimerase/dehydratase family protein, whose translation MKVLVTGAAGFIGYHVCRRLAETKRCEVLGIDNLNDYYPVDLKRARLKQLEPLEKFRFVQSDFSDAAAFGGLYRQFKPDYVVHLGAQAGVRYSTENPAAYVQANLTGFLNVLEACRARPPKHLVFASSSSIYGAGAKLPFSEDQITDQPLSFYGATKKSNELMAYSYAHLHGLMITGLRFFTVYGPWGRPDMAPSLFSKAICEGAPLKLFNHGRSLRDFTYIDDIVGGVVKVLLYPPDERPTPPYRVFNLGHNRPVEVRLFVEMLESLLGKKANVELLPAQPGDLPETCANIERAKAAIGFTPKVVLEDGLREFVTWFKGYHGY comes from the coding sequence ATGAAAGTCCTCGTGACCGGCGCGGCCGGGTTTATTGGTTACCATGTGTGCCGTCGGCTGGCGGAGACGAAGCGTTGCGAGGTGCTGGGCATCGACAACCTCAACGATTATTACCCGGTCGATCTGAAGCGGGCGCGGCTGAAGCAGCTGGAGCCGTTGGAGAAGTTTCGGTTTGTGCAGAGCGATTTCAGCGATGCGGCGGCGTTTGGCGGGCTGTATCGGCAGTTCAAGCCGGACTATGTGGTGCATCTCGGGGCGCAGGCGGGCGTGCGGTACAGCACGGAGAATCCGGCGGCGTATGTGCAGGCGAATCTCACGGGTTTCCTGAATGTGCTCGAGGCGTGCCGGGCGAGGCCGCCGAAGCATCTGGTGTTTGCGTCTTCGAGCAGCATTTATGGCGCGGGCGCGAAGCTGCCTTTCTCGGAGGATCAGATCACGGATCAGCCGCTGTCGTTTTACGGGGCGACGAAGAAGAGCAATGAGCTGATGGCGTACAGTTACGCGCATCTGCACGGGCTCATGATAACGGGGCTGCGGTTTTTCACGGTGTATGGACCGTGGGGCCGGCCGGATATGGCGCCGTCGCTTTTCTCGAAGGCGATCTGCGAGGGAGCACCGTTGAAGCTGTTCAATCACGGGCGGTCGTTGCGCGACTTCACTTATATAGACGACATCGTGGGCGGCGTGGTGAAGGTGCTGCTTTATCCGCCGGACGAGCGCCCCACCCCGCCGTATCGGGTTTTCAACCTCGGGCACAACCGGCCGGTGGAGGTGCGGCTGTTTGTGGAGATGCTGGAGTCGCTGCTCGGGAAGAAGGCGAATGTAGAGTTGTTGCCTGCGCAGCCGGGGGATCTGCCGGAGACGTGCGCGAATATCGAGCGGGCGAAGGCGGCGATTGGGTTTACGCCGAAGGTGGTGCTAGAGGACGGGCTGCGGGAGTTCGTGACGTGGTTCAAGGGGTATCACGGGTACTGA
- the gltB gene encoding glutamate synthase large subunit, which produces MPTVIPSPLYNADQEHDACGVGFIAKLSGERSADVVNRAITALKSLAHRGAIDADAITGDGAGILTQVPVELLREYLEKKKKPLFRDQDLGVGMIFLPKDDEYAQSHCKKLVEQAIKAEGLVWLCWRDVPVDSSCLGRKALETQPVIVQALVARKEEISDDEFERKLFLAQNTIERKVIEAKIAGFYICSFSSRTIIYKGLLTPAQIRKFFPDLKSPKFTSAFAVFHQRYSTNTFPTWHLAHPFRMLAHNGEINTIRGNRNLMRARENSTAYGVWGDRFNDLKPLIQPNMSDSATFDNALQLLTLGGRNPLHAAMIMAPMAWEKDKDLSPETRAFYRYHSCMVEPWDGPAALVFTDGKVIGASLDRNGLRPARFKIFDDGYVILASEAGLVHDFPGKVIQSGRLGPGRMIAVDLIEKKFFTDEELKARFTKDPHYKEWCEAHLTNLHKFAASAGAAAPATADLNASLPQQVAFGYDLDEQELILTPLAEGIEPTGSMGDDTPLAVLSRRPRLLYTYFKQLFAQVTNPPIDSIREKSVMSLTMYLGGRLGLFEEFPKTSGYVELDSPVLQTQEVAALFDVPILKNRVVRLGATFDAKAGPAALEAAVKDLAQRAQAAVETNNAKVIIISDKNVTAEQAGIPMLLAAGAVHQQLVRAGLRLKCDLVCETGEARDVHHIACLLGFGINAVNPYLALDLVAALAAAGKTAKPVSAEQARKNYKDTIDAGLLKIMAKMGISTLASYRGAQIFEALGISHKVIEECFTGTASPIGGIDYAQIAEESIRRHLTAFPAAADAVAALGNEGYYRVNKKGEGEFHGWNPKFVASMNKFFKSNSAEDYAGVRTQGDEHAPQAIKDLLKLRFGTRPAVPLDEVEPIDDIRKRFTTAGMSLGALSPEAHEALAIAMNRIGGKSNSGEGGEDPDRFNIRENGDNANSAIKQVASGRFGVTPAYLSSAKEIEIKMAQGAKPGEGGQLPGAKVTPLIARLRHSVPGVTLISPPPHHDIYSIEDLAQLIFDLKEVNPRAKVCVKLVSSSGVGTVAAGVAKAYADVVLVSGHDGGTGASPIASIKNAGSAWEIGVAEAHQVLMMNNLRGRIVLRTDGGMKTGRDIVIAAILGAEEFNFGTAALIAAGCAMFRVCHLNTCPVGVATQRDDLRAKFRGKPENVINYFNAVAEDVRQYLGKLGARTLNEIIGRTELLEQIDDPANPKTKLLNLSGLLHNPDPTGELDRYHTRERNERFGGEGSLDEVILQEARDVILGESARLVARYKITNVNRDVGTQLSGQIAYQRGNEGLPAGTIDLTFNGSAGQSFGAFLVNGLRLTLVGEANDYVGKGINGGEVVIRPFKNVGYAWHENSLVGNTCLYGATGGNIFVSGRAGERFAVRNSGATAIVEGLGDHGCEYMTGGLVVVLGRTGKNFGAGMSGGLAFVYDEKGDFETHINPAMIGLERLNNQEESDSLKKLISVHAKLTTSPHAKSLLDNWDTAVSKFWKVVPHPPTPDFPKSVYTFDAAKVPVTA; this is translated from the coding sequence ATGCCCACCGTGATCCCGTCTCCCCTGTATAACGCCGATCAAGAACACGACGCATGCGGCGTCGGCTTCATCGCGAAACTCTCCGGCGAACGCTCTGCGGACGTCGTCAATCGCGCGATCACGGCCCTCAAATCGCTCGCCCACCGTGGCGCCATCGACGCCGACGCCATCACCGGCGACGGTGCGGGCATCCTCACGCAGGTCCCCGTCGAGCTCCTCCGCGAGTATCTCGAAAAGAAAAAGAAGCCGCTCTTCCGCGATCAGGATCTCGGCGTCGGCATGATCTTCCTCCCGAAGGACGACGAATACGCCCAATCCCACTGCAAGAAGCTCGTCGAGCAGGCCATCAAAGCCGAAGGCCTCGTCTGGCTCTGCTGGCGCGATGTCCCCGTCGATTCCTCCTGCCTTGGCCGCAAGGCCCTCGAGACCCAGCCCGTCATCGTTCAAGCCCTCGTCGCCCGTAAGGAAGAAATCAGCGACGACGAATTCGAACGTAAGCTCTTCCTCGCGCAAAACACCATCGAGCGCAAAGTCATCGAGGCCAAGATCGCTGGCTTCTACATCTGCTCCTTCTCCTCACGCACCATCATCTACAAGGGCCTGCTCACACCCGCCCAGATCCGGAAGTTTTTCCCCGACCTGAAGTCGCCCAAGTTCACCAGCGCTTTCGCCGTCTTCCACCAGCGCTACTCGACGAACACTTTCCCGACCTGGCACCTCGCGCACCCGTTCCGCATGTTGGCCCACAACGGCGAGATCAACACCATCCGCGGCAACCGGAACCTCATGCGCGCCCGCGAAAACTCCACCGCGTACGGCGTGTGGGGCGACCGCTTCAACGATTTGAAGCCGCTCATCCAACCGAACATGAGCGACTCGGCCACCTTCGATAACGCCCTCCAGCTCCTCACGCTCGGCGGCCGCAATCCCCTGCACGCCGCCATGATCATGGCCCCGATGGCGTGGGAAAAAGACAAAGACCTCTCACCCGAGACCCGCGCCTTCTACCGCTACCACTCCTGCATGGTCGAGCCATGGGACGGCCCCGCCGCCCTCGTCTTCACCGACGGCAAAGTCATCGGCGCATCCCTCGACCGCAACGGCCTGCGCCCCGCGCGCTTCAAGATCTTCGACGACGGCTACGTGATCCTCGCCTCCGAAGCCGGCCTCGTGCACGACTTCCCCGGCAAGGTCATCCAGTCCGGCCGCCTCGGGCCCGGTCGCATGATCGCGGTCGATCTCATCGAGAAAAAGTTCTTCACCGACGAAGAGCTCAAGGCGCGTTTCACCAAGGATCCTCACTATAAAGAATGGTGCGAAGCCCACCTCACCAACCTCCACAAATTCGCCGCGTCCGCCGGTGCCGCCGCTCCCGCGACAGCCGACTTGAACGCCTCGCTCCCGCAGCAAGTCGCGTTCGGCTACGACCTCGACGAACAGGAGCTCATCCTCACGCCGCTCGCTGAAGGCATCGAGCCCACCGGCTCCATGGGCGACGACACGCCGCTCGCCGTCCTCTCGCGCCGTCCGCGCCTGCTATACACCTACTTCAAGCAGCTCTTCGCGCAGGTCACCAACCCGCCGATCGACTCGATCCGCGAAAAGTCGGTCATGTCGCTCACGATGTATCTCGGCGGACGCCTCGGTCTCTTCGAGGAATTCCCGAAAACCTCCGGCTACGTCGAACTCGACTCGCCTGTTCTCCAAACGCAGGAGGTCGCCGCGCTCTTCGACGTTCCGATCCTGAAGAACCGCGTCGTCCGTCTCGGCGCCACTTTCGACGCCAAGGCCGGTCCCGCCGCGCTCGAAGCAGCCGTGAAGGATCTCGCCCAGCGCGCGCAAGCCGCCGTCGAGACCAACAACGCCAAGGTCATCATCATCTCCGACAAAAACGTCACCGCCGAGCAGGCAGGCATCCCCATGCTCCTCGCCGCCGGCGCCGTTCACCAGCAGCTCGTCCGCGCCGGTCTGCGCCTCAAGTGCGACCTCGTCTGCGAAACCGGTGAAGCCCGCGACGTTCACCACATCGCCTGCTTGCTCGGCTTCGGCATCAACGCCGTCAACCCGTACCTCGCGCTCGATCTTGTCGCCGCGCTGGCTGCCGCCGGCAAGACCGCGAAGCCTGTATCCGCAGAACAGGCACGCAAAAATTACAAGGACACCATCGACGCCGGTCTCTTGAAGATCATGGCCAAGATGGGCATCTCCACGCTCGCGAGCTATCGCGGCGCGCAGATCTTCGAAGCCCTCGGCATCTCGCACAAAGTCATCGAAGAGTGCTTCACCGGCACCGCGTCGCCGATCGGCGGCATCGACTACGCCCAGATCGCTGAAGAATCCATCCGCCGCCACCTCACCGCGTTCCCCGCGGCCGCAGACGCCGTCGCCGCCCTCGGCAACGAAGGCTACTACCGCGTCAACAAGAAGGGCGAAGGCGAGTTCCACGGCTGGAACCCGAAGTTCGTCGCGTCGATGAACAAGTTCTTCAAGAGCAACTCCGCCGAGGACTACGCAGGCGTTCGCACGCAAGGCGACGAACACGCCCCGCAAGCGATTAAGGATTTGCTCAAGCTCCGCTTTGGCACCCGCCCCGCCGTTCCGCTCGACGAGGTCGAGCCGATCGACGACATCCGTAAGCGTTTCACCACGGCTGGCATGTCGCTCGGCGCGCTTTCTCCTGAAGCGCACGAGGCCCTCGCCATCGCGATGAACCGCATCGGCGGCAAATCCAACTCCGGTGAAGGCGGCGAAGATCCCGATCGTTTCAATATCCGCGAGAACGGCGACAACGCCAACTCTGCCATCAAGCAGGTCGCCTCCGGCCGCTTCGGTGTCACGCCCGCGTATCTTTCATCCGCGAAGGAAATCGAAATCAAGATGGCCCAAGGCGCGAAGCCCGGCGAAGGCGGCCAGCTGCCCGGTGCCAAGGTCACGCCGCTCATCGCGCGCCTCCGTCACAGCGTCCCCGGCGTCACCCTGATTTCGCCTCCTCCGCACCACGACATCTACTCCATCGAAGACTTGGCCCAGCTGATCTTCGACCTGAAGGAAGTGAACCCGCGCGCCAAGGTCTGCGTGAAACTCGTCTCGTCCTCCGGCGTCGGCACCGTCGCCGCTGGTGTCGCGAAGGCGTACGCTGACGTTGTCCTCGTCTCCGGCCACGATGGCGGCACCGGCGCTTCGCCGATCGCCTCCATCAAGAACGCGGGCTCCGCGTGGGAAATCGGCGTCGCCGAAGCCCACCAGGTCCTGATGATGAATAATCTCCGCGGCCGCATCGTCCTCCGCACCGACGGCGGCATGAAGACCGGCCGCGACATCGTGATCGCCGCCATCCTCGGCGCGGAAGAATTCAACTTCGGCACCGCCGCCCTCATCGCGGCCGGCTGCGCCATGTTCCGTGTTTGCCATCTGAATACCTGCCCGGTCGGCGTCGCCACACAACGCGACGACCTCCGCGCCAAATTCCGCGGCAAGCCCGAGAACGTCATCAACTACTTCAACGCCGTCGCCGAAGACGTCCGCCAGTACCTCGGCAAGCTCGGCGCGCGCACGCTCAACGAGATCATCGGTCGCACCGAACTCCTCGAGCAGATCGACGATCCCGCCAACCCGAAGACCAAGCTGCTCAATCTCTCCGGCCTGCTCCACAATCCGGATCCGACCGGCGAGCTCGACCGCTACCACACGCGCGAACGCAACGAGCGTTTCGGCGGCGAAGGTTCGCTCGACGAAGTCATCCTTCAGGAAGCCCGCGACGTCATCCTCGGCGAGTCCGCGCGCCTCGTGGCCCGCTACAAGATCACCAACGTCAACCGCGACGTCGGCACGCAGCTCTCCGGCCAGATCGCTTATCAGCGCGGCAACGAAGGTCTCCCAGCGGGCACGATCGACCTCACCTTCAACGGTTCGGCCGGTCAGTCCTTCGGCGCCTTCCTCGTCAACGGCCTGCGCCTCACGCTCGTCGGCGAAGCCAACGACTACGTCGGCAAAGGCATCAACGGCGGCGAAGTCGTCATCCGTCCCTTCAAGAACGTCGGCTACGCTTGGCACGAAAACTCCCTCGTCGGTAACACCTGTTTGTACGGTGCCACCGGTGGCAACATCTTCGTCTCCGGCCGCGCAGGCGAGCGTTTCGCCGTCCGTAACTCGGGTGCCACGGCAATCGTGGAAGGCCTCGGCGATCACGGTTGTGAATACATGACCGGCGGTCTCGTCGTCGTGCTTGGACGCACCGGCAAAAACTTCGGCGCCGGCATGAGCGGCGGCCTCGCCTTCGTGTACGACGAAAAGGGCGACTTCGAAACCCACATCAACCCCGCGATGATCGGCCTCGAACGCCTCAACAACCAGGAAGAGAGCGACAGCTTGAAGAAGCTGATCTCGGTTCACGCGAAGCTCACCACGAGCCCGCACGCCAAGTCGCTCCTCGACAACTGGGACACGGCCGTCAGCAAGTTCTGGAAAGTGGTCCCACACCCACCAACCCCCGACTTCCCGAAGTCCGTCTACACCTTCGACGCCGCCAAGGTTCCAGTCACGGCCTGA
- a CDS encoding glutaredoxin family protein, producing the protein MNIKAYLKPSCGWSNGVRAIMRKHGLAFEDIDIINNRENYAEMVQKSGQPLSPCVEIDGVMLADVSGEEVENYMLSNDLIKPTDTPADAPTNAACTDEEHAKMATKTIRFF; encoded by the coding sequence ATGAACATCAAAGCCTATCTCAAACCCAGCTGTGGTTGGTCCAACGGCGTCCGCGCCATCATGCGCAAACACGGCCTCGCGTTTGAAGACATCGACATCATCAACAACCGCGAAAACTACGCGGAGATGGTTCAGAAGTCCGGCCAGCCCCTCTCGCCCTGCGTTGAAATCGACGGCGTGATGCTCGCCGACGTTTCCGGCGAAGAAGTGGAGAACTACATGCTCTCCAACGACCTCATCAAACCCACCGATACGCCCGCCGACGCGCCGACCAACGCCGCATGCACCGACGAAGAGCATGCCAAAATGGCCACTAAAACTATCCGCTTCTTTTAA
- a CDS encoding PIG-L family deacetylase, with product MHHPLWRLATRLLGATVLLFASHAFAQPAAPASATPLSSGEILQELRSFRELGSVLYVAAHPDDENTRLIAYLARGRGYRTGYLSLTRGDGGQNLIGTELRDSLGLIRTQELIAARRIDGAQQFFTRANDFGFSKDYRETLSIWNRDQVLADMIRVIRTFRPDVLVTRFSPQPGTTHGHHTASAILALEAFTLAADPAAFSKELGHLPPWQAKRVLWNTGPSGASRTGQSANPTVLRLDVGGFNPLLGESFGEIAARSRTMHKSQGFGSVGTRGTAYEHFQLLAGEPATTDILDGIDTTWSRIPGAAALGPLTDAALKNFSPQNPAASIPALLEIRSALAALPTDPILADKRAHLDRILTACLGLHWETVIPQAEAVPGETLKLRHTLIARNNFPVRWLATRYPTLATEIPVATDLAANVALNQENAQPLPPATSLTQPYWLRSDGTAGMFAVADPALIGLPENPPAFPVEHFIEIAGQTLIVADEPVQVIDDPVKGEIRRRLAVIPPVSLGFTQNLELFSPGSAKTVAVEVTAARTSTTGTLRIEAPSGWKTSPSSQPFALGRVGEKSLLTFTVSPQTSASSAPATASLTAAADIDNVTYRNRRIDIRYDHIPPQLLQPPASLKAVSIDLQIRGKTVGYLPGAGDLVADSLTRMGYSVTFLTGADLTIDRLRSFDTVVLGIRAFNTRTDLVPQLPALFDYAKNGGTVIVQYNTTADLPSAPLAPYDLKISRDRVTEENATVTILAPNHPALNTPNKITSADFDGWVQERGLYFPNQWAPEFTPLIACADAGETPLSGGLLVAQHGKGWFVYTGLSWFRELPEGVPGAYRLFANLVSLGK from the coding sequence ATGCATCACCCGCTCTGGCGGCTGGCCACCAGACTTCTCGGAGCCACCGTTTTGCTCTTCGCCTCCCACGCCTTCGCTCAACCCGCCGCACCTGCCTCAGCCACTCCGCTGTCGTCGGGCGAAATCCTCCAGGAGCTCCGCAGCTTCCGCGAACTCGGCAGCGTCCTCTACGTCGCCGCCCATCCCGACGACGAAAACACCCGCCTCATCGCCTACCTAGCGCGCGGCCGCGGCTACCGCACCGGCTATCTCTCGCTCACCCGAGGCGACGGCGGCCAGAACCTGATCGGCACCGAGCTCCGCGATTCCCTCGGCCTCATCCGCACGCAGGAGCTGATCGCCGCCCGCCGCATCGACGGCGCTCAACAATTCTTCACCCGCGCCAACGACTTCGGCTTCTCCAAAGACTACCGCGAAACCCTCTCCATCTGGAACCGCGATCAAGTCCTTGCCGATATGATACGCGTCATCCGCACCTTCCGGCCCGATGTCCTCGTCACGCGCTTTTCCCCCCAACCCGGCACCACCCACGGCCACCACACCGCCTCCGCCATCCTCGCCCTCGAAGCCTTCACACTAGCGGCCGATCCAGCTGCCTTCTCTAAAGAGCTCGGCCATCTGCCGCCCTGGCAGGCGAAACGCGTCCTCTGGAACACCGGCCCCAGCGGCGCGAGCCGCACCGGCCAGTCCGCGAATCCCACCGTGCTCCGTCTCGATGTCGGCGGCTTCAATCCGCTTCTCGGAGAATCCTTCGGCGAAATCGCCGCCCGCAGCCGCACCATGCACAAGAGCCAGGGCTTCGGCTCCGTCGGAACCCGCGGCACCGCCTACGAACACTTCCAGCTCCTCGCCGGCGAACCCGCCACGACCGACATCCTCGACGGCATCGACACTACCTGGTCCCGCATCCCCGGAGCCGCCGCCCTCGGCCCGCTCACCGACGCCGCGCTCAAAAATTTCTCTCCCCAAAACCCCGCCGCTAGCATCCCCGCGCTCCTCGAAATCCGCTCCGCGCTCGCTGCGCTTCCGACCGATCCAATCCTCGCCGACAAACGCGCCCACCTCGATCGCATCCTCACCGCCTGCCTCGGCCTCCACTGGGAAACCGTCATCCCCCAAGCCGAAGCCGTCCCCGGCGAAACCTTAAAACTCCGCCACACGCTCATCGCGCGAAACAACTTCCCCGTCCGCTGGCTCGCCACGCGCTATCCCACTCTCGCCACCGAAATCCCCGTCGCCACCGACCTAGCCGCCAACGTCGCCCTCAACCAAGAAAACGCCCAGCCGCTCCCCCCCGCGACTTCGCTCACTCAACCGTATTGGCTTCGCAGCGACGGCACCGCCGGCATGTTCGCCGTCGCCGACCCCGCCTTGATCGGCCTCCCCGAAAACCCGCCCGCTTTCCCCGTCGAGCACTTCATCGAGATCGCCGGACAAACCCTCATCGTCGCCGACGAACCCGTCCAAGTGATCGACGACCCCGTCAAAGGCGAAATCCGCCGCCGCCTCGCCGTCATCCCGCCCGTCTCGCTCGGCTTCACCCAAAACCTCGAACTCTTTTCCCCCGGCTCCGCCAAAACCGTCGCTGTCGAAGTGACCGCCGCCCGCACCAGCACCACCGGCACGCTCCGAATCGAAGCCCCCTCCGGTTGGAAAACCTCACCGTCCTCCCAGCCATTCGCGCTCGGCAGAGTAGGGGAGAAGTCCCTCCTCACCTTCACCGTTTCTCCCCAGACATCCGCATCTTCCGCGCCCGCGACCGCCTCACTCACCGCCGCCGCCGACATCGACAACGTCACCTACCGCAACCGCCGCATCGATATCCGCTACGACCACATCCCGCCACAACTGCTGCAGCCGCCCGCCAGCCTGAAAGCTGTCAGCATCGATCTCCAGATTCGCGGCAAAACCGTCGGTTATCTTCCCGGCGCCGGCGATCTCGTCGCCGACAGCCTCACGCGTATGGGCTATTCGGTGACATTCCTCACCGGCGCCGATCTCACCATCGACCGCCTTCGCTCCTTCGACACCGTCGTCCTCGGCATCCGCGCCTTCAACACCCGCACCGATCTTGTCCCGCAGCTCCCCGCGCTCTTCGACTACGCCAAAAACGGCGGCACCGTCATCGTCCAGTACAACACCACCGCCGATCTCCCCTCCGCACCGCTCGCGCCTTACGACCTCAAAATCTCCCGCGACCGCGTCACCGAAGAAAACGCCACCGTCACGATCCTCGCGCCCAACCACCCCGCACTTAATACGCCCAACAAAATCACCTCCGCCGACTTCGACGGCTGGGTCCAGGAACGCGGTCTCTATTTTCCCAATCAGTGGGCGCCCGAGTTCACGCCTCTAATTGCCTGCGCCGACGCCGGCGAAACCCCGCTCTCCGGCGGACTCCTCGTCGCCCAACACGGCAAAGGCTGGTTCGTGTATACCGGCCTCTCCTGGTTCCGCGAGTTGCCCGAAGGCGTCCCCGGTGCGTATCGTCTCTTCGCCAACCTCGTCTCCCTCGGAAAGTGA
- a CDS encoding DUF2911 domain-containing protein, with amino-acid sequence MTIASVLRPAALLACALALASTTFAQPAEAPKVTFPAASPASTLKQRVGLTDIEVVYSRPSVKGRTIFGGLEAYGKIWRTGANNATKLTVSTPVKLNGTDIPAGTYELFTIPGETEWTVIIHKDSSQWGAYKYDAKNDIARFTATPVKLTEVVETFTIDVNDIRNESATLNLRWERTRVPIKLTVDTASLVVPQIEAALASPAKKSSGFYFNAAQFYFDQGLDLTKAKAFITEATAGDKPAFYMVHLKAKILAKLGEKADAIAAAKQSSELAVAVEGPQSGFVKMNNDLIASLK; translated from the coding sequence ATGACCATTGCATCCGTCCTACGCCCAGCCGCCCTGCTCGCCTGCGCCCTCGCTCTCGCCTCCACCACCTTCGCCCAGCCAGCCGAGGCCCCCAAAGTCACCTTCCCCGCCGCCAGCCCCGCCAGCACGCTCAAACAACGCGTCGGCCTCACCGACATCGAAGTCGTTTACTCCCGCCCCAGCGTCAAAGGCCGCACCATCTTCGGCGGACTCGAAGCCTACGGCAAAATCTGGCGCACCGGCGCCAACAACGCCACCAAGCTCACCGTCAGCACACCCGTGAAACTCAACGGCACCGACATTCCCGCCGGCACCTACGAGCTCTTCACCATCCCCGGCGAAACTGAGTGGACCGTCATCATCCACAAAGATTCTTCTCAATGGGGCGCCTACAAGTACGACGCCAAAAACGACATCGCCCGCTTCACCGCCACGCCCGTCAAACTCACCGAAGTCGTCGAGACCTTCACGATCGACGTGAACGACATCCGCAACGAGTCCGCCACGCTCAATCTCCGCTGGGAACGCACCCGCGTCCCGATTAAACTCACCGTCGACACTGCCAGCCTCGTCGTCCCCCAGATCGAAGCCGCCCTCGCATCCCCCGCCAAAAAATCCTCCGGCTTCTACTTCAACGCCGCTCAATTCTACTTCGACCAAGGCCTCGATCTCACCAAGGCCAAAGCCTTCATCACCGAGGCCACCGCCGGCGACAAACCCGCGTTCTACATGGTCCACTTGAAGGCCAAGATCCTCGCGAAACTCGGCGAAAAGGCCGACGCCATCGCTGCCGCGAAACAATCCTCCGAACTCGCCGTCGCCGTCGAAGGCCCGCAAAGCGGCTTCGTGAAGATGAACAACGACCTCATCGCCTCGCTGAAATAA